One window from the genome of Malus domestica chromosome 01, GDT2T_hap1 encodes:
- the LOC103410855 gene encoding NAC domain-containing protein 71-like, which yields MGTLGCNRKTRGGGASDPVGFRFHPTPEELVDHYLKLKKQDKDFKCDHIPEFDVCNFDPWDLAARIASDDMVWYFFSPKDYKYINSTRSNRTTPGGHWKITGKERAIRARQSKAVIGKKRTLTFYRRCHPKPIKTDWVMHEFYLIDSEAISNPKLHQKDFVLCCMKKNSDMEDTSIGEVELGSYSVSNAEDHAAAVVTPESQDYGSSTYLSAGYIELGDIPQGNAKIDDCNAMQSPFGYNNYSYPDKNDTSTCDEGEPPSFTMSDFENEVPDHMSQEVCPPREENLELFFYPPQPEGYNLEPLMNMTVGDVLHDNNYIAYNVFWSPI from the exons ATGGGAACATTGGGATGCAACAGAAAAACAAGAGGAGGAGGGGCATCAGACCCAGTAGGGTTCAGATTCCACCCCACTCCGGAGGAACTGGTGGACCATTACTTGAAGCTCAAGAAACAGGACAAGGATTTCAAATGTGATCACATCCCTGAATTCGATGTCTGCAACTTCGACCCTTGGGATTTGGCTG CTCGCATTGCATCCGACGATATGGTGTGGTACTTCTTCAGCCCAAAGGATTACAAGTACATCAACAGCACCCGGTCCAACCGAACTACACCAGGAGGCCACTGGAAAATCACAGGCAAGGAGCGTGCGATCAGGGCTCGGCAGTCCAAAGCTGTCATTGGGAAGAAGAGGACCTTGACATTCTACCGACGTTGTCATCCTAAACCCATAAAAACCGACTGGGTCATGCACGAGTTCTATCTCATTGATAGTGAAGCCATCTCTAATCCTAAGCTGCATCAG AAGGATTTTGTTCTGTGTTGCATGAAGAAAAATTCCGATATGGAGGATACCTCAATCGGTGAAGTTGAACTTGGCAGCTACAGTGTGTCTAATGCTGAAGATCATGCTGCAGCTGTTGTGACTCCAGAG TCACAGGATTACGGTTCCTCTACATACCTATCAGCAGGATACATAGAGTTGGGAGATATTCCACAAGGCAATGCCAAAATTGATGATTGCAATGCAATGCAATCACCATTTGGATATAATAATTATTCTTATCCCGATAAGAATGATACTTCAACCTGTGATGAAGGTGAACCTCCTAGCTTCACCATGTCTGATTTCGAAAATGAAGTTCCAGATCATATGTCTCAAGAG GTATGTCCTCCACGAGAAGAAAATCTGGAATTGTTCTTTTATCCACCTCAGCCAGAGGGCTACAATCTGGAGCCACTAATGAACATGACAGTGGGAGATGTTTTGCATGACAATAACTATATTGCATACAATGTGTTTTGGTCCCCAATTTGA